A segment of the Agromyces sp. H17E-10 genome:
GAGGCGCTCGCCCGGGGCATCCGCGCCGTCGCCCCCGGCCGGCAGGTCAATGTGATCGGCCGTGCGATCGAGGCGTACGCGAAGCGGTTCGGCTACGGCGTCGTGCGCGACTACACGGGTCACGGGGTGGGGCGCGCGTTCCACACCGGCCTCGTCATCCCCCATTTCGACGACCCGAACGCGACGACCGTCATCGAAGAGGGCATGGTCTTCACGATCGAGCCGATGCTCACCCTCGGCACGATCGAGTGGGACGTCTGGGCCGACGACTGGACCGTCGTGACGCGCGACCGTTCGCTCACCGCCCAGTTCGAGCACACGCTCGTCGTCACCGAGCGCGGAGCCGAGATCCTGACGCTCCCCTGACGCGGACGGCGACACGTCGGTCGTTCGCCGCCGCGATAGTGTGAGCGCATGGCCACGGAACTCGCGATCGGCATCGACATCGGCGGCACGGGGATCAAGGGGGCGGTGGTCGACCTCGGCGAGGGCATCCTCGTCTCCGATCGCATCAAGGTCAGGACGCCCGAGGGCGGCCGGCCTGCTGACATGCTCGCCGCGACGTCCGAACTGCTCGACCGCCTCTCCGCCGACTTCGACGACTCGCTGCCGCTCGGCGTCTGCTTCCCGTCGATCGTCAAGCGCGGGCGCACCCTCTCGGCGGCGAACATCTCGCCCGAGTGGATCGGGCTGCCCGCCGAGGAGCTCTTCGAGGAGACGTTCGGCCGCGAGATCCACTTCATCAACGACGCGGATGCCGCCGGCTACGCCGAATCGCGGTACGGCGCGGCCGTCGATGCCGACGGGCTCGTCATCCTCACGACCCTCGGCACGGGCATCGGCTCCGCGTTCCTGTACGACGGCGTGCTCGTGCCGAACACCGAGCTCGGTCACCTCGAGCTCGACGGCGCCGAGGCCGAGAAGCGCGCCGCCTACTCGGCGATGGAGCGCGAGTCGCTCGACTGGGCCTCCTGGGCGACGCGGCTCCAGCGCTTCTACGCCCACGTCGAGTTCATCTTCTCGCCCGACCTGTTCGTCGTCGGCGGCGGCGTCTCGAAGCACCACGAGCAGTTCCTGCCGCTGCTCGACCTGAAGACCCCGATCGTTCCGGCCCGGCACCGCAACAACGCCGGCATCATCGGCGCGGCCTCGCTCGCGGCGAGGTAGTGCGCACCGCGCGGCCGGCACCGCACCGCGCCGGTCGCCCGGGTCTGGTCGATGAGCGGTGCGAGCGGGCCGGCTGATACGCCGGGTTCTGTTCACCGCGAGCCTTGCGTCTCGCGGCTGGACGGCCATCTCTCTCGGAGCTGCGTTGCCGCAGCCCTCCAGCGGCCTACCCGGGAACGGGGCGGGCCGCCCCATGGTTCCCTGTCTGGCCTTGCTCCGGACGAGGTTTACCGAGCCGGCCGGGTCACCCCGGCCGCTGGTGGGCTCTTACCCCACCGTTTCACCCTTACCGCCCGCTCGCGCGGGAGGCGGTCTGCTTTCTGTGGCACTGTCTCGCGGGTCGCCCCGGGTGGGTGTTACCCACCGTCCTGCCCTGTGGAGCCCGGACGTTCCTCGGCGCACGACCGGAGTCGTGCGACGCGGCCGTCTTGCCGACCCACTCGCCCGTCAAGTCTAGCGGCAGGCGACTCCGCCGAGATCGACCGGGGGCGACGTCGGCGTCCCGGCGTCAGAGCCCCGACTCGTCGGTGCGCACGAGGATGCGGTCGCACTCGGGGCACTGCACGACGTCGTCGGGGGCGGAGCGGCGCACCTGCTCGAGGTCGGAGCCCGTGAGCGTCATGGTGCAGCCGCCGCACGTGCGCTGCCGAAGGAGGGCGGCGCCGACCCCGGCGCCCCGCGCCCGTCGCTGCTCGTAGAAGGCGAGGAGCTCGGCGGGAACGCCCGCGGCGACGACCTCGCGGTCGCGCTCCGTCTGCTCGCGCTCGACCCCGATTCCGCCGGCGGCGGCGTCGCGCTCGGCCTCGAGCTCGGCGACCTCGGACTCGATCGCGGCGCGCTGGAGGTCGATGCTCGACACCACGACCTCCGCGTCCTCGACCCGCTCCATGACGACGAGCTCCTGGTCTTCCAGGTCGCTGCGCCGCTTCGCGAGCGAGGCCAGCTCGGCCTCGAGCGCCTGGACGTCCTTCACCGACGAGGTGTGCTGCAGCCGGTCCGTGTCACGGGCGATGCGGGCCTCGACGACCGCGACGTCGGACTCGAGCCGGGTGAGCTCGGACCGCGCGTCCTCGAGGGCGCCGATCGCCTCGGCCCGGGTCCCGCGCACCGCGGTCTCGCGCTGGGCGAGCTCGGCGAGCGGTGCCGTCTGCGGCAGCGCGCCGAGCTTGTGCGCGAGCTGCTGGAGTCGGGTGTCGATCGACTGGAGCCGCAGCAGTTCCTGCTGGTCGGCGGGGGTGGCCTTCACGTGGTGCTCCTCGCGGGGGTCGGGGCTGGACTCGTCATCATTGCACGACCTGGAAGTCCCAGGGGTCGGTGCGCAGTTCGCTCACGACGACCTCGAGCCCCGGCAGCGCGTCGCGGAGCTCGGCGGCGGCGACGTCGAGCCACAGCCACTCGCTCGCCCAGTGCGAGACGTCGACGAGGGCCGGTCCTCCGCCGAGCGCCGCCTGTTCGCGGGCCTCGGAGGCCGGGTGGTGGCGCAGGTCGGCGGTGACGTAGACGTCGGCGGCGCGCACGAGCGGGTGGCCGAGTAGCGAGTCGCCGGCACCGCCGCACACGGCGACCGTCTCGACGAGGTCGTCGAAGCCGCCGGCGACCCGCACGCCGGTCGCCGTCGCCGGCAGCAGGTCGGCGAGCTGTCGCGCGAGCCGGCCCAGCGTGATCGGCTCGGCGAGGCGGCCCACCCTCCCGATGCCCGTCGCACCGTCGTCGGATGCCTCGATCGGACGCTGCCCGGCGAGCCCGAGCCGGTCGGCGAGCACGGCCGAGGTTCCCGTCGCGACGACGTCGGCGTTGGTGTGCGCGGCGAGCAGCGCGCAATCGGCGCGGATGAGTTTCGCGAGCAGCGCACCCTTGTAGCGGTCCTCTGCGACCGTGGTCACGCCGCGCAGCAGCAGCGGGTGGTGTGCGATCAGCAGGTCGGCGCCGTCGGCCACGGCCTCGTCGACCGTGGCGGCCACGGCGTCGACCGTCAGGAGCAGCCGTCGCACGGGGGCGTCGAGGGCGCCGGAGACGAGCCCCGAGGCATCCCACGCCTCGGCACCCGCCGCGGGCCACAGGCGTTCGGTGGCGGCGAGCACATCGGCGAGGACGAGCGACATGTGGGCCCTGCCGGGCTCGAACCGACGACATCCACGGTGTAAACGTGGCGCTCTACCAACTGAGCTAAAGGCCCTCGCGCGGCGGGCCGCGCGGTCATCCCATCCTATGGCCCACCCGGTCGTACACTCGGCTCATGTCGAGCGATGCACCGCACTCCGACGCGCAGGAACGCCGCGCGGAGACGCGCTGGCCGGCGTTCCTCGGCATCGTCGTGGCCGCCGTGCTCGTGGCCTCGGTGCCGCAGCCCGGCACGGCGACGCTGCGCACGATCGCGCTCGTCGCGCTCACGCTGATGGCGGTGCCGCTCTTCGTCGTGAACCCGCACCGGCTCGACCGCGAGACGCAGTGGTCGCGGGCCCTGGCGATCGCCTTCGCCTTCGTGCTCGTCGGCGTCAACCAGGTCAGCGTCGTCGGGGTCATCGCACGTCTCCTCGACGGCAGCGCGGAAGGCGCCGAGGTGCTGCTCGAGGCCGGGCAGGTGTGGGTGACGAACATCATCGCGTTCGGCCTGCTGTTCTGGGAGCTCGACCGCGGCGGCCCCGTCTCCCGGGGCACGCTCGACCGAGGGAAGCTGCCGCTCGCGGACTTCTCCTTCCCGCAGGACGATCAGGCGGATGCCGCGCCGGAGGTCTCGGCGGGCTCGACCCGGCGCGCCGACTGGCGAGCGGGGTTCGTCGACTACCTGTACGTGTCGTTCACGAACACGGTCGCGTTCAGCCCGACCGACGCCATGCCGCTGCGCTCGCGCACCAAGCTGCTCATGGCGGTGCAGGCGCTCACGGGATTCGTGCTGCTCGCGCTCGTGATCTCTCGAGCAGTCAACATCCTGTCGTGAAGCCGGGGCGAACCCGGCCGGTCCCTGCATTCCGCCGAGGCATCCCGCTCGGTCAGGCCGCCGACCTCAGGGAGGCGAGCGCCTCGCGGTACCGGTCGAGCGGGCGAGCCTCGCCCTTGGGCGTCGCGAAGCTGTCGACGACGACGCCGTCGGCGCCGATGAGGAACGTCGCCCGGGCCGCGATGCCGTGCTCGGCGTCGAACGCCCCGTACGCCGCCGCGACCTCGCCGTGCGGCCAGAAGTCGGCGAGCAGCGGGAAGTCGTAGCCCTGCGCCTCGCTCCACGCGCGGAGCGTGTGCTTCGAGTCGACCGACACGCCGACGAGCTCGACCGCGTTGTCGGCGAACATCGCGACGTTGTCGCGCAGCTCGCACAGCTCGCCCTGGCAGATGCCCGAGAAGGCGAGCGGGAAGAACACGAGGGCGGCCGGCCGTGCACCGCGGAAGTCGGCGAGGCGCACGGTGCGGCCGTGCTGGTCGACGAGCTCGAAGTCGGGTGCGACGGCACCGGGGGCGAGGATCATGGACGGGTTCCCTCCGATCGGAACGGCCCATCATGGTACCGCCCCCGATTCCCGACGAGACTCATTAGGATGGCGGGGTGCCATGCGACCGCGAGGCGGTCAGCCTCGGCGTGCGCACGTCCACACCACGCAGGTGATCCCTGCAGAGAAGAGAGGTCGAGTGTGACTGTCAACGACCAGGATCCTTACTCGGTCGAGGCGATGGACTCGGATCCCGAGGAGACGAACGAGTGGGCC
Coding sequences within it:
- the ppgK gene encoding polyphosphate--glucose phosphotransferase is translated as MATELAIGIDIGGTGIKGAVVDLGEGILVSDRIKVRTPEGGRPADMLAATSELLDRLSADFDDSLPLGVCFPSIVKRGRTLSAANISPEWIGLPAEELFEETFGREIHFINDADAAGYAESRYGAAVDADGLVILTTLGTGIGSAFLYDGVLVPNTELGHLELDGAEAEKRAAYSAMERESLDWASWATRLQRFYAHVEFIFSPDLFVVGGGVSKHHEQFLPLLDLKTPIVPARHRNNAGIIGAASLAAR
- a CDS encoding zinc ribbon domain-containing protein: MKATPADQQELLRLQSIDTRLQQLAHKLGALPQTAPLAELAQRETAVRGTRAEAIGALEDARSELTRLESDVAVVEARIARDTDRLQHTSSVKDVQALEAELASLAKRRSDLEDQELVVMERVEDAEVVVSSIDLQRAAIESEVAELEAERDAAAGGIGVEREQTERDREVVAAGVPAELLAFYEQRRARGAGVGAALLRQRTCGGCTMTLTGSDLEQVRRSAPDDVVQCPECDRILVRTDESGL
- a CDS encoding Nif3-like dinuclear metal center hexameric protein, with the translated sequence MSLVLADVLAATERLWPAAGAEAWDASGLVSGALDAPVRRLLLTVDAVAATVDEAVADGADLLIAHHPLLLRGVTTVAEDRYKGALLAKLIRADCALLAAHTNADVVATGTSAVLADRLGLAGQRPIEASDDGATGIGRVGRLAEPITLGRLARQLADLLPATATGVRVAGGFDDLVETVAVCGGAGDSLLGHPLVRAADVYVTADLRHHPASEAREQAALGGGPALVDVSHWASEWLWLDVAAAELRDALPGLEVVVSELRTDPWDFQVVQ
- a CDS encoding peroxiredoxin produces the protein MILAPGAVAPDFELVDQHGRTVRLADFRGARPAALVFFPLAFSGICQGELCELRDNVAMFADNAVELVGVSVDSKHTLRAWSEAQGYDFPLLADFWPHGEVAAAYGAFDAEHGIAARATFLIGADGVVVDSFATPKGEARPLDRYREALASLRSAA